In the genome of Odocoileus virginianus isolate 20LAN1187 ecotype Illinois chromosome 17, Ovbor_1.2, whole genome shotgun sequence, the window TTGGTGACACCAGGACCAATCATTTAATGACTAAGAGATCACGGTGGCTGGGGCTGAGGTGCCTGAGTCAGGCTGGGGGTGGGATCACCGCAGTTAACAGGAAGTCagagatttcctcttttttccaaGCAGAAGGCAAGAGGGTACAGGGTTGGTTGAGCAGGCAGCTGGTACTAACACTGCTGGACTCTGGGTGAAGGCTGTTCTGTCATGAGGTTGGCTGTGTTCTTCTCTGGGGCCTTGCTGGGGCTACTAGCAGGTAAGGAGgaaggggacaggggagggggcccCTGGGAAGAAACCTGCCCTGGGTTGCTAACCAGTCTTTTCCTCAAAGCCCAGGGGACAGGGAATGACTGTCCTCATAAAAAAGCCGCCACTCTGCTGCCATCCTTCACGGTGACACCTACAGCTACAGAAAGCACGTCAAGCCCTAGACCAACCAGCCACAGAACTACCAAGAGCCACagaaccaccactaccaccatgcATACAACTAACACCACAGGAACCACCAGCCGCGAGTCCCCAACAGCCACTCATAGTCCTGCTACCACCACCAGTCATCAAAATACTACAGTTCATCCAACAAGAAACAGTACTGCCACGAGTTCAGGACCCTCCACCAGATCCCCCCACCCAGAACCACCACCCTCTCCAAGTCCTAGCCCAGGCTCCAAGGAGGCAATAGGAGACTACATTTGGAATAATGGTTCCCAGCCCTGCGTCCGGCTCCAAGCCCAGATTCAGATGCGAGTTCTGTACCCAACCCAGGGTGGAGGAGAGGTAAAGCTAAAAGACAGTGGAGGACATAACGGGAAGGGGGTGAGGAAGAGCAGAGGAGGAGACAAACAGACTGAAGACAAAGGGAACATGGAATGGCAGAGCTGTGTAATTTTGTCACCTCTCATCTTTTAACTTCTACAGGCCTGGGGCATCTCTGTATTGAACCCCAACAGAACGAAGGCCCAGGGGGGCTGTGAAGGTCCCCATTCCCACTTGCTCCTCTTATTCCCCTACGGACAGCTGAGTTTCGGATTCAAGCAGGTACTAACCCTCATCCCTCCCTCTCACCCTATCCCTACCAACCTCTTGCCATACTCCCTTACTCTATACCTGGATGCCACTCTCCCCTGCTGCCCTGAGTCTTCCCGGTCACCTCCCCAGGATCCACTGCAGAGCGCTGTCTACCTGAATTTTATGGCTGTGGAGTACAACGTGTCCTTCCCCCAGGCAGTGCGTGAGTAACCTTCCCTTTCTCACCACTTGCACTAGATATTTGGGTTCCTGAAGGGACCCAGGCTAGTGGGTGGAGACATGGATATGGAGCTAACTCTTCCTCATTCTTTTAGAGTGGACATTCTCAGTTCAGAACTCATCCCTTCAAGATCTCCAAACCCCCCTGGGCCAGAGCTTCAGTTGCAGAAATGCAAGCATCATTGTTTCCCCGGCTTTACACCTTGATCTTCTCTCCCTGAAGCTACAAGCTGCTCAGCTGTCCCCCTCAGGGGGCTTTGGACCAAGTAAGACCTATTTCTTCTCTCCTAGAATTTTCCTATTGCACTGAAAGCCCCCACCCAGGCTTATACTCTCCCTCCTTGCACCCCCAAATCTCCTCCTCCTATCAAGCTTGTCACAGCTAGGGTAACTGTCCTTCCTCCTCTATAAGGCTCTCCCCAGGCTCCCTTTTGTTTCCTGCTCCGAGACATCTAGGTGAGTGCCTCACCAATCTCTACTTCCCAACATCCCCTACATTCCTTCCTCTCACCTTGATCCCAACCACCACCGTGACACCCACTTTACCTGTCTTTCCACCAGGTTTCTCTTGTCCCAGTGATAAGTCCATCTTGCTGCCTCTCATCATCGGCCTGATCTTACTCGGCCTCCTCACCCTGGTGCTTGTTACCTTCTGCGTCGTCCGAAGACGCCCACCCTCTTACCAACCCCTCTGAGCATTTGTCTCAATACCCAGGGCACCAGGAGGTGCTCTCATTTCTCATCACTCAACTGactcaaaaagataaaagttatCATCTTTCCCTGTCTTGATGAACAAAGAGATAATGCAGTTGGGAGGGATGAGGGGAAAGATGTTTATTAAATATGACTGATTCCCCATCTCCCAcgggaaaataataaaacttgctCAAATCTTTATCCTTGGTTTTCCTTGTCCTTCCTGCCAGGATTAAAAGCCGTTAAGTTTCTTGTCACGCACCTTTTGGTACCTTCCATGGCTGGTCTAAGGGTCCTAGAAACAGCTCACCAGGAGCGATGAAAATGTCACTGTGTGGTGCAATGCCCTCATGGATTCCTCCTTCAAACTCTGGCACAGCTGTTGTCAAACTGGCCTTGCCTCCCTTGCTCCACTTCTCCTGGGGTCTCTGACTGCTCCAGTCCAATCCAGTCCAATTGGGCTCTCCTCCAATCCAGGGGAGCCACCCATCCCAGCAGCCTGTCAAATGCCCTGCCCTACCCACTGTGTCCGGGCTAGTGAACAGCCCAGATTAAACTCTGGCTGCATCTGGGATGCTCCTATCTCACCTGCAAAGGATTTTCATCAACTACAGGCGCAATGCCTACTCTGACTTCCATAAAATATCCTCTATGCTCCTGGGCAACCCACAGTCCCTGGTGTGGTGCCCCCTAGTGGTGGTGGgtggcacccccccccccccgccccccgccccaggacAGCCCCAGTGTGGATTCTAAAAAGCATCTCCCCGACCGCCCTAGCCTGAACGACCAGACCAGGGAGTGCTAAATTCCCCTTTACAGTTCATCGCCCTGTGAGCATCCCCAGGGCCAATATGGGGCCCTTCCAATTGTAGGAGCCTTGTAAGGCTACAGAAAGCAGCCGCCGAGAAAGGCAGACCCACCCTTTTTGAGGGGAGCACGTGGCTGAGACCCAGCAAACACACCATCTCCTCGCGACACCTCATAAGACCCTGCAGTCTGTGGTGCAGGAGTCGCCGAAGGGTGTGGTACTCCCAGCAGGTGCCCAGCCAGCAGAGCGCAATGACCAGTGCCATCTCCACCAAGACTTGGTGTCCTGGCACTGGGTGGCAGAAGGCATCGCTCCTGCTGGGTAGTCTTGAGATGCCCCAAGGCGAGATGCTAGGGCGCCTCCGTCTGGCCCAGGTCCTGGCTCAGCACGTGGTCTTAGGAGGCCGAGGAGGGGGCCTTGGCCCAGAGGTGGCGCCCTCGGGCCAGTGGGGTGAGAGGGAACCCCGGGGCCTTCGTTTCACAGAAATGGCCAGGGCTGGGCCCGCGTAGCAGCTAGGGACGCTGCCATCTCCCGAAACCGGGCTGTCCTTCCCCACCGCCCCTTTCTCTGCTTCACTGTCCTGGCCCAGCGCACCCATTTGCCAAGGCCTCGGCGAACCTGAAGAGAGAGAAGCATGGGCCTTGCGCCTAAGGTGAGCGGCCTGGCGCAGACTGTCTCACTCCCATCGGCGCCATGTCCTCTGGAGACACCGAGAGTACAGGAGGCGAAAAGCTACACGGCCCACACCCAACGCCATTTTGGAGACTCACGCCCCTTCTCTCTCAACTTCGAACAATGTAGTAAGCTGGAAGAAGACAAGATGGCGCCGAGGAGGAGCGGAGAAAGGAAGGATAAATCTTACTGCGTAAACAAAGGCTCGAAAAATGGAACTGCGCAGGCGTACAGCTATGGCGCGCTTTAAAAATCTGAGCAGCAGGGAGGGCGCATCCAAAAACGTGGTTTCCAGGCGAGACCTATTTTACGTTAACGAAGGTGGGATGGCGTAAAGaagagctggggagggaggcggggcgcGGTCCAGCTTAGTGGCGGGAAGGCGGGAGGCGGAGCGCTCGGAGCGCGCGTGCGCACCGTCAGTCAATGGCGGTTTGAGGGATTGGCGGAAGTTAACTTTGTAATATGGCGGCCGAGGTAGACGGGCCACTTAAACGGGTGCTGGTGCCGCTTCTTTTACCTGAGAAATGCTACGACCAAATTTTCGTCCAGTGGGACTTGCTTCATGGTAAGTTTTATTTGGTATCGGGTCAGAGTTTTGCTCCAGCGCTCCCCGGCCGTAAAGGAGCCATGAGTGCGGAATAAGTGACGGCGGCGACCATTGCCACGGCATTCCGGCCGGAAGTCGTATCTGAAAGGGGCGGAAGTGTCTCGGGCTCCGTAGAATGAGGACTCCATATTTGGGCGAGAGGGGGAGTTGCCAGGTGGGAGTACTTTGCTTTAGCGACCGATGAAAGACGGAAAGACTCAAATTTTACAAAACACAGTTTAAGATCTGATTAGATCGTTCTAACATCTAATAGATCTGTACACCTTCAGGAGCAATGTTACAAATGATTCAAAGCCTCTTATGAATCGAGGCCTTCTGTGGCGCCCCCAAGGCTCCTGCCATCCTAATGGCTTTCCTCCCAGCCTCCACAATTGCTCACGGTGTAATTTTGGAATTAATTTGTCTGGCTTCCTTTTTCTATCTACTAGGCAACGCCACAGCCAAAACCCGCCTCTGACGTCAGACCTTTAGGGAAGCCTTCACAGTCCACACCCGTCAGTTTTTGGTACCCCTCTGTTCTCCCAGGACAATGTTTTAGCTGCGTTCATGACCCATGATAGTCAGACTACCACTGGGGCAAACACCTTGGGGGTGGACTTCCCGGCTCGAGAAGATGTTGGTAGCTAGAACATAAAAGCAGGACGTTGAAGTTCCTGAGTAGGGGCCAGGAACAGTGTTCTAGAATGAGCGATATAAAGGAAACCTATCCTTGGAGAGAAAAGACGTGTGGATTGCCTACTTGCTCACAGGCGGGGAATAAAGGATCAGAGGACTCTTGGGCCTTGTTCAGCTCTACACAAGGAAGCAGTGGAGAGCCCTGGAAGTCAGATGAAGGAGTTTAGGTGTGATGGTCAGGGAACGGAAGAGTgggtgagaggaaagaaaaggtaaaagCTGTTGTGGAGTCACCTTGTCTGAACGTAATATAATTTGGAGTAGGAAGAACTAGGCCTTTTTTATCTGCCTTCAGACCACCCAAGATGTCCTTTTGTGGGTATGTCAAGATCTTAAAGCACTTAAAGCCTTTAGGTCTGCATGTCCTGGCCTGGGTTCCAGAGGTCTCATCTCTGCTTACTTTCTCTTAGTTCCCTGCCTCAAGATTCTCCTCAGCAAAGGCCTGGGGCTGGGCATTGTGGCTGGCTCACTTCTGGGTATGTTTCTTATCATCTTCAATTCCTGCTGCTGGGAGGTGGGTAGAGTGCTGAGATAACATAAACTGAATGGGTCTCTTAACTAGAAGTGGTTAACATGCCTCCAGGTCTGCTCTGTAGCTGTTGTGCTGTGCACCCAAGGGATGTCAGCTCCTCAACCTTGCCCTTCTCATCCTCTTTTCCCAGTAAAACTACCCCAAGTGTTTAAAATACTGGGAGCCAAGAGTGCCGAAGGATTGAGTCTTCAGTCGGTGATGCTAGAGCTAGTGGCGTTGACTGGGACCATGGTCTACAGCATCACCAATAACTTTCCCTTCAGGTGAGGGGCCCTGCCCTTTATCTCCAAGGGTGAATGCTCAAAACTCTAATGGGGGTTAGAGGGAGGGAGGTAAAAGGACAGGAAGGCTTAAACCTTTCTGGAACTCTTAGTCATCATCTATGGTGATGATGAGAGGAGGTGAGCAACCCAAGAACCCCCCGTTTCCAATCCTGAATCAACTGCATGGGGGCTGCCGGGAGGCAGGAGGTAAGGGACCAGTAGGGCTGTGGCGGATAGGGAATAATCAGAGAATTGTGTCCCCAAGATGGATGGGCTCTGGAGgctttccttgcctcttccaggccCGCCATTCTTCCTCCCAACTCTTGACTCTGCAGCTCTTGGGGTGAAGCCCTGTTCCTGATGCTCCAGACAATCACCATCGCCTTCTTGATCCTGCACTACAGAGGACAGACTGTGAAAGGTGCTGAGGATTGACCCACAAGCTGGCTGCCAGCTCTCAGGAGCCTTGCTGGGAAGGCAGGCTTGGGGAAGCCAGGGGGCTCAGAAATTGACAAGGACTCCTTATTTCCCTGTCTCCCAGGTGTTGCTTTCCTAGCATGCTACGCCCTGGTCCTGCTGGTGCTGCTTTCACCACTGACGCCCCAGGCTGTAGTCACCCTGCTCCAGGCCTGCAACATGCCTTCTGTGGTGGTGGGAAGGGTGGGTGCTGGGAACAAGGGAGAGGACGTTGGGAAGGGGGCTGGGTAAAGAGTAGAGGAGAAACCCTAAGTTTATAGGGGGTGGGACTGAGAATAGAGAAATAACATGGGAACATGGAAAGAGTTCAGGTGACAGAACAAAGGGTGTCTCAATTCTTCCCTTAGCTGCTCCAGGCAGCCACCAACTACCGCAATGGGCACACAGGCCAGCTCTCAGGCATCACAGTGTTTCTGCTGTTTGGAGGGTCCCTGGCCCGAATATTCACCTCCATTCAGGTGAGTGCACCTCCTTCCCTCTAGAGGGCACCATAACTTCACCTTACTCTCCCTGCCCGAGGACTTCAAGCTGCCTCTTTTGGAACTCTTTATCACTATGTTTAAGTGACCCTAGCTGTGTCTCTCACCCAGGAAACTGGAGACCCCCTCATGGCTGGAACCTTT includes:
- the MPDU1 gene encoding mannose-P-dolichol utilization defect 1 protein; translated protein: MAAEVDGPLKRVLVPLLLPEKCYDQIFVQWDLLHVPCLKILLSKGLGLGIVAGSLLVKLPQVFKILGAKSAEGLSLQSVMLELVALTGTMVYSITNNFPFSSWGEALFLMLQTITIAFLILHYRGQTVKGVAFLACYALVLLVLLSPLTPQAVVTLLQACNMPSVVVGRLLQAATNYRNGHTGQLSGITVFLLFGGSLARIFTSIQETGDPLMAGTFVVSSLCNGLIVAQVLFYWNAKAPHKKKKQ
- the CD68 gene encoding macrosialin, which translates into the protein MRLAVFFSGALLGLLAAQGTGNDCPHKKAATLLPSFTVTPTATESTSSPRPTSHRTTKSHRTTTTTMHTTNTTGTTSRESPTATHSPATTTSHQNTTVHPTRNSTATSSGPSTRSPHPEPPPSPSPSPGSKEAIGDYIWNNGSQPCVRLQAQIQMRVLYPTQGGGEAWGISVLNPNRTKAQGGCEGPHSHLLLLFPYGQLSFGFKQDPLQSAVYLNFMAVEYNVSFPQAVQWTFSVQNSSLQDLQTPLGQSFSCRNASIIVSPALHLDLLSLKLQAAQLSPSGGFGPSFSCPSDKSILLPLIIGLILLGLLTLVLVTFCVVRRRPPSYQPL